In Saccharicrinis fermentans DSM 9555 = JCM 21142, a genomic segment contains:
- a CDS encoding ATP-dependent Clp protease ATP-binding subunit produces the protein MNLNFTQRINDVIGFSKEEAERLGNPYISPEHLLLGLLREGEGTAIEILEQLRVDLHNLKSSIESKLKTNVVLEHTEHIPLLKSSERILRLIYLEARSLKSKNINTGHLLLALLKDNNGFIPELMTEEKINYEKVKGLMANNEPLAKADLPEDDDQDSPFSSGGGADAPRSSGGSKGSDTPVLDNFGIDMTQAAEEGKLDPIVGREGEIERLAQILSRRKKNNPILIGEPGVGKSAIAEGLAIRIHQKKVSRVLFDKRVVTLDLASIVAGTKYRGQFEERMKAILNELSKNPNIILFIDEIHTIVGAGGATGSLDAANMLKPALARGEIQCIGATTLDEYRQHIEKDGALERRFQKVMVEPTSIEETVEILNNIKEKYEDHHNVTFTKEAIEACVKLTERYITDRHLPDKAIDALDEAGSRVHISNIIVPETILKLEEQIEETKENKIKAVKAQNFELAASFRDKEKTYLEDLNNAKFKWEQELQQHREIVDVEKVAEVVAMMTGIPVQRVAQAEGFRLLQMGDQLKGSVIGQEEAIQKIVKAIQRNRAGLKDPNRPIGSFVFLGPTGVGKTHLAKVLAKYLFDSTDALIRIDMSEYMEKFSVSRLVGAPPGYVGYEEGGQLTEKVRRRPYSVILLDEIEKAHPDVFNLLLQVLDEGRLTDSLGRKVDFKNTIIIMTSNIGSRELKDFGRGVGFQTSSRESDSDHARHVIQKALKKAFAPEFINRIDDVIVFNTLDKEHIFKIIDIELKGLYTRVESLGYKLELTEKAKDFIAKKGFDTNFGARPLKRAIQKYLEDEMAEVIIQASVTEGDIIKVDFNEKDEKIFTSIEKKIKALKDSNTSEN, from the coding sequence ATGAATTTGAATTTTACCCAAAGAATTAACGATGTAATAGGTTTTTCAAAAGAAGAAGCCGAAAGGTTGGGTAACCCCTATATTTCTCCGGAACACCTTTTACTGGGTCTTTTAAGGGAAGGTGAAGGTACGGCCATAGAGATATTGGAACAACTAAGGGTTGATCTTCATAACCTAAAAAGCAGCATTGAATCAAAGTTAAAAACAAATGTAGTATTGGAGCATACAGAACATATACCTTTATTAAAATCATCGGAAAGAATATTGCGATTGATTTATTTGGAGGCTCGTTCGTTAAAAAGTAAGAATATTAATACGGGGCATTTACTTTTGGCTTTATTAAAGGACAACAATGGATTTATACCTGAACTTATGACAGAAGAAAAAATTAACTACGAAAAAGTAAAAGGATTAATGGCTAACAACGAACCATTGGCCAAGGCTGATTTGCCGGAGGACGATGATCAAGACAGTCCATTTTCCTCAGGAGGAGGTGCCGACGCACCTCGCTCATCTGGAGGATCCAAAGGTTCAGATACACCTGTTCTGGACAATTTTGGTATCGATATGACACAGGCTGCCGAAGAAGGGAAGCTTGACCCAATTGTAGGTCGTGAAGGTGAAATAGAGCGTTTGGCACAAATTTTAAGTCGAAGAAAAAAGAATAACCCCATATTAATAGGAGAACCAGGGGTCGGTAAATCGGCTATCGCAGAAGGTTTGGCTATTCGTATACACCAAAAGAAAGTATCACGTGTACTTTTTGATAAACGAGTGGTAACCCTTGACCTGGCATCCATCGTTGCGGGAACTAAATACAGGGGGCAGTTCGAAGAAAGAATGAAAGCTATCTTAAACGAACTATCTAAGAATCCGAATATCATCTTATTTATTGATGAGATACATACTATTGTAGGTGCTGGTGGTGCTACGGGTTCTCTGGATGCAGCGAATATGCTGAAGCCTGCACTGGCTCGTGGCGAAATCCAATGTATTGGAGCTACTACATTAGACGAGTATCGTCAGCATATAGAAAAAGATGGTGCCCTGGAAAGACGTTTCCAAAAAGTAATGGTGGAACCAACAAGTATTGAAGAGACCGTAGAAATACTAAATAATATCAAGGAGAAATACGAGGATCACCATAATGTTACTTTTACCAAAGAAGCAATTGAGGCTTGTGTAAAACTGACCGAGCGATATATCACAGACCGCCACCTGCCTGACAAGGCTATTGACGCTCTGGACGAGGCCGGATCACGCGTACATATTTCCAATATCATTGTTCCAGAAACCATATTAAAGCTGGAAGAGCAAATAGAGGAAACGAAAGAAAACAAAATTAAAGCTGTAAAAGCACAGAACTTTGAACTGGCCGCGAGCTTTAGAGATAAGGAAAAAACTTATCTGGAAGATTTGAACAATGCTAAGTTTAAATGGGAACAAGAGCTCCAGCAGCATCGTGAGATTGTTGATGTAGAAAAAGTGGCTGAAGTTGTTGCCATGATGACCGGCATTCCTGTTCAAAGAGTTGCGCAAGCCGAAGGTTTCAGACTTTTGCAAATGGGAGACCAGTTGAAAGGTAGTGTCATTGGCCAAGAAGAAGCTATTCAAAAAATTGTAAAAGCCATACAGCGTAACCGTGCTGGACTTAAGGATCCCAACAGACCTATTGGTTCTTTTGTATTTCTGGGACCAACTGGTGTTGGTAAAACTCACCTGGCTAAAGTACTGGCCAAGTATTTATTTGACTCTACGGATGCTCTAATTCGTATCGATATGAGTGAATATATGGAGAAATTTTCTGTTTCGAGATTGGTTGGTGCACCTCCGGGATATGTTGGATACGAAGAGGGTGGACAGTTGACCGAGAAAGTAAGAAGAAGACCTTATTCTGTAATTCTGTTAGATGAGATTGAAAAAGCACACCCTGATGTGTTTAATTTGTTACTGCAAGTATTGGATGAAGGTAGATTAACCGATAGTTTAGGTCGCAAGGTAGACTTTAAAAATACGATCATTATCATGACATCCAATATTGGTAGTCGCGAGTTAAAAGATTTTGGTAGAGGGGTTGGTTTCCAAACAAGTAGTAGAGAGTCTGATTCAGATCATGCACGCCATGTAATTCAAAAAGCCCTTAAAAAGGCATTTGCCCCTGAGTTTATTAATCGTATAGATGACGTTATTGTATTTAACACCCTTGATAAGGAGCATATCTTCAAAATTATTGATATTGAACTTAAAGGTTTGTACACGCGTGTTGAATCATTGGGTTATAAATTAGAACTGACCGAAAAGGCTAAAGACTTTATTGCCAAGAAAGGATTTGATACCAACTTTGGTGCTAGACCTTTAAAAAGGGCAATTCAAAAATATCTCGAAGACGAAATGGCAGAGGTTATTATTCAGGCTTCGGTTACGGAGGGAGATATTATAAAGGTGGACTTCAATGAAAAGGATGAAAAAATATTTACATCCATTGAAAAGAAGATAAAAGCATTAAAAGATTCTAATACGAGCGAAAATTAA
- the gyrA gene encoding DNA gyrase subunit A, with protein sequence MAEGEKIIKINIEEEMKSAYIDYSMSVIVSRALPDVRDGFKPVHRRVLYGMSDLGVTSSKPYKKSARIVGEVLGKYHPHGDTSVYYAMVRMAQDWSLRYPLVDGQGNFGSVDGDSPAAMRYTEARLNKIAEETLIDIDKRTVDFQLNFDDSMQEPTVLPTRIPNLLVNGASGIAVGMATNMPPHNLTEIINATIAYIENNDIDIDGLLEYVKAPDFPTGGIIYGYKGVKDAFETGRGKVVVRAKAEVESDKNGREKIVVTEIPYLVNKAELIIKIAELVNEKKIEGISNVNDESDRDGMRIVVDLKRDAIANVVLNNLYKLTALQSSFSVNNIALVKGRPQMLNLKGLISNFVEHRHDVVIRRTQYELEQAEKRAHILEGLIIASDNIDEVIKIIRAASSPDIAREKLIERFELTDIQARAIVDMRLRQLTGLEQDKLRGEYDDLLKEIADLKDILANEPRRMEIITDELIVIREKYGDDRKTEIVYSSEEFNPEDFYADDEMIITISHMGYIKRTPLAEFRTQSRGGVGSKGSTTRDEDFIEHLYPATMHNTMLFFTAKGRCFWLKVYEIPEGAKNTKGRAIQNLLNIEPDDCVKAFIKVKKLNDQDYINNHYIIMGTKKGIIKKSLLADYSRPRVNGVNAITIKEDDELIQARLTNGVNEILMATRSGRAIRFNESKVRCIGRTGLGVRGIALDTTKDEVVGMICVKDITQEDVLVVSEKGFGKRSKIEDYRITNRGGKGVKTMKITDKTGELISIKNVTDDNDLMIINKSGITIRLALSELRTTGRATQGVKVINLRNNDQIASVAKVSAFKEEEVISENVDEENTGENPINENTDNKENTDNNDETINNDQE encoded by the coding sequence ATGGCTGAAGGAGAGAAAATTATAAAAATAAATATTGAGGAAGAAATGAAATCGGCCTACATCGACTATTCGATGTCGGTTATTGTTTCTAGAGCATTGCCTGATGTTAGGGACGGCTTTAAACCTGTACATAGGCGTGTTCTTTACGGAATGAGTGATTTAGGAGTTACTTCCTCCAAGCCATATAAAAAATCTGCAAGAATCGTTGGGGAAGTACTGGGTAAGTACCATCCACACGGTGATACATCGGTTTATTATGCAATGGTACGTATGGCGCAAGATTGGTCGCTACGCTACCCGCTAGTAGATGGGCAGGGTAACTTTGGTTCTGTTGATGGTGACAGTCCTGCAGCAATGCGTTACACTGAGGCACGTTTGAATAAGATAGCAGAAGAAACGCTGATCGATATAGATAAAAGAACTGTTGATTTTCAATTGAACTTTGATGACTCCATGCAGGAGCCAACCGTTTTACCTACCAGAATACCTAACCTCTTGGTTAACGGAGCTTCTGGAATCGCGGTTGGTATGGCAACCAATATGCCACCTCATAATTTAACTGAGATCATCAATGCTACCATTGCTTATATTGAAAACAATGATATTGATATAGATGGCCTTTTAGAATATGTAAAAGCGCCTGATTTTCCTACAGGTGGTATTATTTATGGTTATAAAGGTGTAAAAGATGCCTTTGAAACAGGTAGGGGTAAAGTAGTTGTTCGTGCCAAAGCAGAGGTTGAAAGTGATAAAAATGGCAGAGAAAAAATAGTTGTTACAGAAATTCCTTATTTGGTAAACAAAGCTGAGTTAATTATTAAAATAGCAGAGCTTGTCAATGAAAAGAAAATAGAAGGTATTTCCAATGTTAATGACGAGTCCGATAGAGATGGAATGCGTATCGTTGTTGATTTAAAACGGGATGCCATTGCCAATGTTGTTTTAAATAATCTCTACAAATTAACTGCTCTTCAATCGTCTTTCAGTGTTAATAATATTGCACTGGTAAAAGGTCGTCCACAAATGCTTAACCTTAAAGGTTTAATCAGTAATTTCGTGGAACACCGTCACGACGTAGTTATCCGTCGTACACAATATGAGTTGGAACAAGCAGAAAAAAGAGCTCATATACTTGAAGGATTGATTATTGCAAGTGATAATATTGACGAAGTAATCAAAATTATCAGAGCAGCTTCCAGTCCGGATATTGCACGTGAAAAATTAATTGAACGCTTTGAACTAACAGACATTCAGGCACGTGCCATTGTGGATATGCGCTTGCGCCAATTAACAGGACTTGAACAAGATAAATTACGCGGTGAATATGACGATTTATTAAAAGAAATTGCGGATTTGAAAGATATCTTGGCCAACGAACCCAGACGAATGGAAATTATTACCGATGAACTAATCGTCATCAGGGAAAAATATGGAGATGATAGGAAAACGGAGATTGTTTACTCATCAGAAGAATTCAATCCAGAAGATTTTTATGCCGATGATGAAATGATTATTACTATTTCGCACATGGGTTATATAAAAAGAACTCCGTTGGCAGAATTTAGAACACAATCTAGGGGAGGAGTAGGCTCTAAAGGAAGTACAACACGTGACGAGGACTTTATTGAACATTTGTATCCTGCAACCATGCACAACACCATGCTGTTTTTCACTGCAAAAGGACGTTGTTTCTGGCTGAAAGTATACGAAATTCCAGAGGGAGCCAAGAATACAAAAGGAAGAGCAATTCAAAACTTATTGAATATTGAACCTGATGATTGCGTAAAAGCATTTATAAAAGTCAAAAAATTAAACGATCAAGACTATATCAATAACCATTATATTATAATGGGAACCAAAAAAGGTATTATCAAAAAATCGTTGTTGGCTGACTATTCGCGTCCTCGTGTAAATGGAGTGAATGCCATCACCATTAAAGAAGATGATGAACTAATACAAGCCAGATTAACCAATGGGGTAAACGAAATATTAATGGCAACTCGTTCGGGTCGGGCCATCCGATTTAACGAAAGTAAAGTTAGGTGTATCGGGCGTACAGGCCTAGGAGTGAGGGGTATAGCTTTGGATACAACTAAGGATGAAGTGGTTGGCATGATATGTGTAAAAGATATAACCCAAGAAGATGTTCTAGTAGTATCTGAAAAAGGATTTGGAAAAAGATCTAAAATTGAAGATTACCGTATTACCAACCGAGGTGGTAAAGGTGTAAAAACAATGAAAATTACAGATAAGACCGGTGAACTTATATCCATTAAAAATGTAACCGATGATAATGATTTAATGATTATCAATAAATCGGGAATCACTATACGTTTGGCCTTGTCTGAATTAAGAACCACCGGGAGAGCTACCCAGGGAGTTAAAGTAATTAATTTGAGAAACAATGACCAGATTGCTTCTGTAGCAAAAGTTTCTGCTTTTAAAGAAGAGGAAGTTATAAGTGAAAATGTGGATGAAGAAAATACAGGAGAGAATCCAATAAACGAAAACACAGATAACAAAGAAAACACAGATAATAACGACGAAACAATTAACAACGATCAAGAATAA
- a CDS encoding tetratricopeptide repeat protein, whose translation MMKKTVLFLAAVLTFSAAIAQNGKITTATTLLDQGDAVKAKEAIDAAMVHEKSKNNPKTYIVAAKVYTKLGQDGKDDKGIIKAYEYYQKAIELDKKGDAKGKKIGKYKKEIGQALLFFGNQLTNAGVEAFNKEDFATAVTAFDGLLRLNENEYMVEIQGEKLDTAIVFNTALAAYNGKNWEMAEKYFDKAISVKYGGGDAVLLMHQMYAEKGDSAKMGDNLIRGFETYPEDNRILTQLINYYLETKQNDKALDYLNKAIESDKNNPSFYYARAVLNDNSKNFDAALADYNKCLEIDSEYFNALYNLGVMYFNKGVEQMNVANAETDFKKFEAKKAIAEATFKESLPFFERATSIKPDEAAVLESLKTLYYRFEMMDKYKEVNEKLKAL comes from the coding sequence ATGATGAAAAAAACAGTTTTATTTTTAGCAGCTGTGCTTACATTTTCTGCGGCGATAGCTCAGAACGGAAAAATTACTACAGCTACTACCTTACTGGATCAAGGTGATGCGGTTAAAGCCAAAGAGGCTATAGATGCAGCAATGGTACACGAGAAAAGTAAAAACAACCCTAAAACCTACATTGTGGCTGCAAAAGTTTATACAAAACTTGGTCAGGACGGTAAAGACGATAAAGGGATTATAAAAGCTTATGAGTATTACCAAAAAGCCATTGAATTGGATAAAAAAGGTGATGCCAAAGGAAAAAAAATAGGCAAGTACAAAAAAGAAATTGGACAAGCACTATTGTTTTTTGGTAATCAATTGACCAATGCAGGTGTTGAGGCCTTTAATAAAGAAGATTTTGCCACAGCTGTTACTGCCTTTGACGGTTTGCTAAGACTGAACGAAAATGAATATATGGTAGAGATTCAGGGTGAAAAACTGGATACAGCCATCGTATTTAATACCGCTTTGGCAGCTTATAATGGTAAAAACTGGGAAATGGCAGAAAAATATTTTGATAAAGCCATCTCGGTAAAATATGGTGGTGGTGATGCAGTTTTGTTAATGCACCAAATGTATGCCGAAAAAGGGGATTCAGCCAAGATGGGTGATAACTTGATCAGAGGTTTTGAAACTTATCCTGAGGATAACCGAATTTTAACCCAGTTGATCAACTATTATCTTGAAACAAAGCAAAATGATAAAGCTTTAGATTATTTAAATAAAGCCATTGAAAGTGACAAGAATAATCCGTCTTTTTACTATGCCAGGGCCGTATTGAATGATAATAGCAAAAATTTTGATGCAGCATTAGCAGACTATAACAAATGCCTAGAAATTGATTCAGAGTATTTTAATGCGCTTTATAATTTAGGTGTTATGTACTTTAATAAAGGAGTTGAGCAAATGAACGTAGCGAATGCTGAAACTGACTTTAAAAAGTTTGAGGCCAAGAAAGCCATTGCTGAAGCAACGTTTAAAGAGTCATTGCCATTCTTTGAACGAGCTACAAGTATTAAACCAGATGAAGCGGCTGTATTGGAAAGTCTTAAAACATTATACTATCGTTTTGAAATGATGGATAAGTACAAGGAAGTAAATGAAAAATTGAAAGCATTATAA
- a CDS encoding globin domain-containing protein, producing the protein MVDITEFKITQLPFGERRTNHKPDISIYQYLEEEGVRKMVSDHYELLVDSEIKDIFPPRGEMLEGAKKRSADFFVQRFGGPEYYKMTRGNPMLASRHLPFKITPKTRLVWLDCYRQVLSKIDNVPDDLILSFWHWLDEFSNWMVNQHDEPSFKLGFNIQK; encoded by the coding sequence ATGGTAGATATAACAGAATTCAAAATAACACAATTACCTTTTGGAGAAAGAAGAACCAATCATAAACCGGATATAAGTATTTATCAGTATTTAGAGGAAGAGGGTGTTCGGAAAATGGTCAGTGATCATTACGAATTATTGGTAGATAGCGAGATTAAAGATATTTTTCCACCTCGCGGTGAAATGCTCGAGGGGGCTAAAAAGAGATCCGCAGACTTTTTTGTCCAGCGTTTTGGAGGTCCTGAATATTATAAAATGACTCGAGGTAACCCAATGTTGGCTAGTCGGCATTTACCCTTTAAAATAACACCTAAAACAAGATTGGTTTGGCTTGATTGCTATAGACAGGTGCTGTCGAAAATAGACAATGTACCTGATGATTTGATTTTATCATTCTGGCACTGGCTGGACGAGTTTTCTAATTGGATGGTAAATCAACATGATGAACCAAGTTTTAAGTTAGGTTTTAATATTCAAAAATAA
- a CDS encoding serine hydrolase domain-containing protein, translated as MKFIYKANLALLGVISLSIANLTFFNSGDSFGGDFVPPTPSVASHRIPNAFSDQERFEVIDNNVTRFLKKNQLAGASVSVVKDGKLVFTKGYGYADKEKSIQVQPYNLFRIASVSKLVTAVAVMKLVEDKKLTLNSYVFGKNGILNDSIFLGYKDPKMEHITVRQLLNHSAGFTNRYGDPMFIPTVIAKKMNIDFPVQKEDIIRFMLTKRLHYPPGTMSSYSNFGYAILEEVIEKTSGMDYERFVKTNVLYPLEIFDMQIGGSYPSERRDLEVKYYEPEDAYLVEDHMGNDQKVPRCYGGNDIKTLGAAGGWIASTTDLLRLIVAIDGFDTPSDILSSNSIHEMSTTELVGGSPLGWRGVKKHYWYRTGTLAGTSALVVRQDDGLSYAIVFNTNSWKGPKFANDVKYMMDHTLAKVNEWPDYNLFDLRNQGIPRRKSIVF; from the coding sequence ATGAAATTTATATATAAGGCTAACCTTGCACTATTAGGGGTTATTTCATTAAGCATTGCTAATTTAACATTTTTTAATTCTGGTGATTCTTTCGGTGGAGATTTTGTTCCACCGACACCTTCTGTCGCTTCTCACAGAATTCCAAATGCATTTTCTGATCAAGAAAGATTCGAGGTCATTGATAATAATGTCACTCGTTTTCTTAAAAAAAATCAATTGGCCGGTGCCTCTGTGTCTGTAGTAAAAGACGGTAAACTTGTGTTTACCAAGGGGTATGGCTATGCCGATAAGGAAAAATCGATTCAAGTGCAACCGTATAATTTGTTTCGTATCGCTAGTGTTTCAAAATTAGTGACGGCTGTGGCGGTAATGAAACTGGTTGAAGATAAAAAGTTAACGCTAAATAGTTATGTATTTGGAAAAAATGGCATTTTGAATGATTCTATTTTTCTGGGATATAAAGACCCTAAGATGGAGCATATTACAGTTAGGCAATTGCTTAATCATTCTGCTGGATTTACCAATAGATATGGAGATCCAATGTTTATTCCAACAGTTATTGCCAAAAAAATGAATATTGATTTTCCCGTACAAAAGGAAGATATTATTCGTTTTATGCTGACTAAACGTTTACATTACCCGCCAGGAACAATGTCTTCTTATAGCAATTTTGGTTATGCTATCCTTGAGGAGGTTATAGAAAAAACTTCGGGTATGGATTATGAACGCTTTGTGAAAACCAATGTGTTGTATCCTTTAGAAATTTTTGATATGCAAATTGGAGGAAGTTATCCTTCGGAACGTCGTGACTTGGAAGTGAAATATTATGAGCCTGAGGATGCTTATTTGGTTGAGGATCACATGGGAAATGACCAAAAAGTACCCAGATGTTATGGAGGCAACGACATTAAAACTCTCGGAGCTGCAGGTGGTTGGATAGCTTCAACAACGGATTTGCTCAGGCTGATTGTTGCTATCGATGGATTTGATACTCCTAGTGACATATTATCCAGTAATAGTATTCATGAAATGAGCACAACAGAGCTTGTTGGTGGTAGTCCACTTGGATGGCGCGGTGTAAAAAAACATTACTGGTATAGAACAGGAACCTTGGCTGGTACATCTGCTTTGGTAGTTCGTCAGGACGATGGCTTGTCTTATGCCATTGTATTTAATACCAATTCATGGAAAGGGCCGAAATTTGCCAATGATGTAAAATACATGATGGATCATACACTTGCCAAAGTGAATGAATGGCCGGACTACAATTTATTTGATCTTAGAAATCAAGGAATACCACGTCGCAAAAGCATTGTCTTCTAA
- a CDS encoding thioredoxin family protein, with amino-acid sequence MKRLVLLAIFAFVVMMGHAQLSIGDVAPDFKLKSTDNKSVSLKQYSAEKGVILVFTCNHCPYAKLYEDRIIALDKEYKTKGFPVIAINPNNPEEFEEDSFENMIKRAKDKGFTFPYLVDDQGLYAKYGATKTPHIYLLKNDAGKFKVSYIGAIDDSPRDASRVKEKYLAQAIDAELSGKEPKVKETKAIGCSIKAY; translated from the coding sequence ATGAAAAGACTAGTATTATTAGCCATTTTTGCCTTTGTTGTAATGATGGGCCATGCACAGTTAAGTATTGGTGATGTTGCACCTGATTTTAAACTTAAAAGTACCGATAACAAAAGTGTTTCTTTAAAGCAATATAGCGCTGAAAAAGGTGTTATATTGGTTTTTACCTGTAATCATTGTCCTTATGCTAAATTATACGAAGATAGGATTATTGCTTTAGATAAAGAATATAAAACAAAGGGCTTTCCGGTAATCGCTATTAATCCCAATAATCCTGAGGAATTTGAGGAAGATTCTTTTGAAAATATGATAAAAAGAGCCAAAGACAAAGGATTTACTTTTCCGTATCTGGTGGATGATCAAGGATTATATGCCAAGTATGGTGCTACAAAAACACCACATATTTATTTACTTAAGAATGATGCCGGTAAATTTAAAGTAAGTTATATTGGTGCCATCGACGATTCTCCAAGAGATGCTTCGCGCGTAAAAGAAAAATACCTGGCTCAGGCCATAGATGCCGAACTTTCAGGAAAAGAACCTAAAGTAAAAGAAACAAAGGCCATAGGTTGTAGTATTAAAGCATATTGA
- a CDS encoding TlpA family protein disulfide reductase, whose translation MILNFRREKTRLVVFFIFLAAVTHSFAQNNTPAVIDFKQLNHKIEGISQDSILVVNFWATWCKPCVEEMPIIESITSLQGEVPIKVLLVSLDFPEKIESKLVPFMKKKVILSEVVVLDERNPNDWIPEIDDKWSGGIPACLFIYKNKRIFHEGQVTLEFIEDTLNSLSL comes from the coding sequence ATGATTTTAAATTTTAGAAGAGAAAAAACAAGGCTTGTCGTATTTTTTATTTTTCTGGCAGCTGTTACTCATTCATTTGCACAAAATAATACTCCTGCGGTCATTGACTTTAAACAATTAAATCATAAGATTGAAGGCATTAGTCAGGATTCAATTTTGGTTGTTAACTTCTGGGCAACTTGGTGTAAGCCTTGTGTAGAAGAAATGCCTATTATTGAAAGTATTACCTCCTTGCAAGGAGAAGTACCTATTAAAGTCTTATTGGTTAGTCTAGACTTTCCTGAAAAAATTGAAAGTAAGTTGGTTCCTTTTATGAAAAAAAAGGTAATACTAAGCGAAGTAGTTGTGCTGGATGAAAGAAATCCCAATGACTGGATTCCTGAAATTGATGATAAGTGGAGTGGCGGTATTCCGGCTTGTTTATTTATTTATAAAAATAAAAGAATTTTTCATGAAGGACAGGTCACCCTTGAATTTATTGAAGATACATTGAACTCTTTATCGCTTTAG
- a CDS encoding lipoprotein N-acyltransferase Lnb domain-containing protein, producing MTKIVFLCLLLTFILNGVDGQIKLSQQSKISVLTCAQGDELYSAFGHSALRVYDAENNMDLVFNYGTFDFNTPNFYLKFANGKLDYILSVSQFKRFLAAYFKENRSVKEQVLNLSLEDKQSVFDALMENYRPENRYYKYDFFFDNCATRIVDIIGDHIDGEIVFENNSAQEVSFRTYLHHYLSYSPWIETGLNLLLGLPADKIATRKESTFLPDFLLQAFDHAVIKSDSATSALVIEKRELLSLNTPSSLHKTFYTPMFICSVILLVVLVLSFVLNSNILVYLDRFLFFITGLVGILVAYLWFVTDHSVPANNLNILWALPTFVYLAFSKFNSKFSKILIYIHLVCLCVFLLGWKFIPQAFPMATIPMALLLVFRLYLKRNRNTKFV from the coding sequence ATGACAAAAATTGTATTTCTGTGCCTATTGCTAACGTTTATTTTGAATGGCGTTGATGGACAAATTAAATTATCACAACAATCAAAGATATCTGTCTTAACTTGTGCACAAGGTGATGAATTATATTCGGCTTTTGGACATTCGGCACTTAGGGTTTATGATGCTGAAAATAATATGGATCTGGTATTCAATTATGGGACCTTCGATTTTAATACACCTAATTTTTACCTAAAATTTGCCAATGGAAAACTTGATTACATACTCAGTGTTAGCCAATTCAAACGATTTTTAGCTGCATATTTTAAGGAGAATCGAAGTGTAAAGGAACAGGTTCTCAATTTATCGCTTGAGGATAAGCAAAGCGTCTTTGATGCCTTGATGGAAAATTATCGTCCTGAAAATCGTTATTATAAGTATGATTTCTTTTTTGATAACTGTGCTACACGTATTGTGGATATAATTGGAGATCATATAGATGGTGAAATTGTATTTGAAAATAACAGCGCGCAGGAGGTATCTTTCAGAACTTATCTGCACCATTATTTGAGTTACTCTCCTTGGATTGAAACGGGGTTAAATTTATTATTAGGACTACCTGCGGATAAAATAGCAACGCGTAAAGAATCTACTTTTCTTCCGGATTTTTTATTGCAAGCTTTTGATCATGCGGTAATTAAAAGTGACAGTGCCACAAGTGCACTGGTCATTGAAAAAAGGGAACTATTGAGTCTGAATACACCTTCTAGTCTGCACAAGACCTTTTATACTCCCATGTTCATCTGCTCAGTAATTTTACTGGTGGTGCTGGTGCTTAGCTTTGTATTAAATAGTAATATTCTAGTTTATCTGGATCGTTTTTTATTTTTTATTACCGGATTGGTGGGTATACTGGTTGCATATCTTTGGTTTGTTACAGACCATAGTGTACCGGCCAATAACTTAAACATTCTTTGGGCATTGCCTACCTTTGTATATTTGGCCTTTTCTAAGTTTAATTCAAAGTTTTCAAAAATACTGATATATATTCATTTAGTTTGTCTTTGTGTTTTTCTATTAGGGTGGAAGTTTATTCCGCAAGCTTTTCCGATGGCAACAATTCCCATGGCTTTGTTGTTAGTGTTTAGATTGTATTTAAAACGGAATAGAAACACCAAATTTGTATAA